The Tautonia rosea genome includes a region encoding these proteins:
- a CDS encoding tetratricopeptide repeat protein: MNLHRSSWAVLTVLVLTSASVADDVVLVPGSTITAPGGRIRGKVERETPELVRIEGREVPLDQIAEVTYDTPGATFTQAKARENSGDLEQAAELYQQASREVNNPLLAQDARFRSASALARRAQVDPSKREAAIEALRAITTDLSSSRHYGPALELLSTLQLDARDFDAADRALQELAKLSWASDRAAVLRSQVMVKRGQSEQALQELESLVDRLPEGSIARIRADLARAEALAGLSRFDEAENVVRLVIDEADPEDASTLAPAYNTLGDCLRAAGKPRDALFAYLNTDILYPSQADEHARSLAAIAQLWRVLDRDDRAASVVERLREQYPNSRHLPSATEPTP, from the coding sequence ATGAACCTTCATCGATCTTCCTGGGCGGTCCTGACAGTCCTGGTTCTCACAAGCGCCTCGGTCGCCGACGACGTGGTGCTTGTGCCCGGCTCGACCATCACTGCCCCTGGGGGCCGGATTCGAGGCAAGGTGGAGCGAGAGACCCCGGAGCTGGTCCGCATTGAGGGGCGAGAGGTCCCCCTCGACCAGATTGCCGAGGTGACCTACGATACTCCAGGCGCGACCTTCACCCAGGCCAAAGCCCGGGAGAACAGTGGAGATCTCGAACAGGCTGCCGAGTTGTATCAGCAAGCCTCACGCGAGGTGAACAACCCCCTCCTGGCCCAGGACGCTCGATTCCGAAGTGCCTCGGCCCTGGCCCGACGCGCACAGGTGGACCCATCAAAACGAGAGGCCGCGATCGAGGCCCTTCGGGCAATCACCACAGATCTCTCGAGCAGCCGGCATTACGGCCCGGCCCTCGAACTCCTCTCGACCTTGCAACTCGATGCCCGAGACTTCGACGCTGCCGACCGAGCACTTCAGGAACTGGCCAAACTCTCTTGGGCGAGCGACCGCGCCGCGGTGCTCCGGTCACAGGTGATGGTCAAGCGAGGACAGTCGGAACAGGCACTTCAGGAACTTGAATCTCTCGTCGATCGGCTTCCTGAGGGGAGCATTGCCCGGATCCGAGCCGACCTGGCACGGGCCGAGGCCCTGGCCGGGCTCAGTCGCTTCGATGAGGCGGAAAACGTGGTCCGGTTGGTGATCGACGAGGCCGACCCGGAAGACGCCTCGACCCTGGCCCCGGCCTACAACACCCTCGGAGATTGCCTCCGAGCGGCCGGAAAACCCCGAGACGCCCTGTTCGCATACCTGAACACCGACATTCTTTACCCTAGTCAGGCCGACGAGCATGCCCGTTCACTCGCCGCCATCGCTCAACTCTGGCGCGTTCTTGATCGGGATGATCGGGCTGCGAGTGTTGTCGAGCGCCTTCGAGAGCAGTACCCCAACAGCCGTCACCTCCCCTCTGCAACCGAACCGACCCCATGA
- a CDS encoding iron-sulfur cluster assembly scaffold protein — translation MEDLFYREELLDHYDSSPYRGRLDVVDLDADLDNPLCGDQIHFEVALDPEDPERIALARFEGKGCVISQAAASILAEQIEGQTLEDARALAPDRMIEWIGIPLTPARRKCGLLALRALHRAIDTRANVSKTGTAG, via the coding sequence ATGGAAGACTTGTTTTACCGCGAAGAATTACTCGACCACTACGACAGCTCACCGTATCGCGGCCGCCTCGACGTGGTCGATCTCGACGCCGACTTAGACAATCCACTCTGCGGCGATCAGATCCATTTTGAGGTCGCCCTCGATCCTGAGGATCCGGAGCGAATTGCCCTGGCTCGTTTTGAAGGGAAAGGCTGCGTGATCAGTCAGGCCGCGGCGTCGATCCTCGCCGAACAGATTGAAGGCCAAACGCTCGAGGATGCCCGAGCCCTGGCCCCCGATCGGATGATCGAGTGGATCGGCATCCCGCTGACCCCCGCGCGTCGGAAGTGCGGCCTGCTGGCGCTTCGCGCTTTGCACCGGGCGATCGACACTCGGGCGAACGTCTCGAAGACCGGCACGGCGGGTTGA
- a CDS encoding oxidoreductase encodes MSRYFKYKAADALLADARAMGLDLRLSDDLSPLASPLSVGGRTIGNRLAIHPMEGCDGERDGNPGELTLRRYRRFGDGGAKLIWGEAAAVVPEGRANTRQLVCDEARAGGLAQLLEQCRQSHHEAWGDDSDLLVGLQLTHSGRYSVPQPFLAQHDPWLDRRTIIDRQTGRSADADTPLLSDDDLDRLQDRYVEAAEVAARVGFDFIDLKQCHRYLLCELLSSHTRPGKYGGSFENRTRFIREVVARIRDRLPSLMVATRMNVYDGIPWRTGADQAGEPEDVSYPLRSSWGTDPHDHTRPDLDEPIRLIGMLRDLGVTMVNVTMGNPYGSPHIIRPFEYPPPDGYETPEHPLIGVDRHFRLTEQIQRAFPDLPILGSGYSWLQAFIFQAGAANVRDGRVSIVGVGRASLSHPDFARNVLEGRPLDRKRICRTFSYCTALMRSKHNDLGQFATGCPPFDKEVYDPIWKEAQQTAPSSG; translated from the coding sequence GTGTCCCGATATTTCAAGTACAAAGCCGCTGATGCTCTGCTCGCCGATGCTCGCGCGATGGGCCTCGACCTCCGGCTCAGTGATGACCTTTCTCCGCTGGCCAGCCCCCTGAGCGTCGGTGGACGGACGATCGGCAATCGCCTGGCCATCCATCCGATGGAAGGGTGTGACGGCGAGCGAGACGGCAATCCCGGTGAGTTGACCCTCCGGCGCTACCGACGGTTTGGCGACGGAGGGGCGAAGCTCATCTGGGGAGAGGCCGCCGCCGTCGTTCCCGAAGGCCGCGCCAACACCCGGCAACTCGTGTGCGACGAGGCCCGGGCCGGCGGTCTGGCCCAATTGCTCGAACAGTGCCGCCAGTCCCACCACGAGGCGTGGGGAGATGATTCCGACCTGCTCGTCGGCCTGCAACTGACCCACTCCGGCCGCTACAGCGTCCCCCAGCCGTTCCTGGCACAGCATGACCCCTGGCTCGATCGCCGCACCATCATCGACCGCCAGACCGGACGCTCGGCCGACGCCGACACCCCACTCCTTTCCGACGATGACCTCGACCGCCTCCAGGATCGCTACGTCGAGGCTGCCGAAGTGGCCGCCCGGGTCGGTTTCGACTTTATCGACCTGAAACAGTGCCACCGCTATCTGCTCTGTGAGTTACTCTCAAGCCACACGCGCCCCGGCAAGTACGGCGGATCGTTCGAGAACCGGACCCGCTTCATTCGAGAGGTCGTGGCGCGCATTCGTGATCGCCTTCCGTCCTTGATGGTGGCGACCCGGATGAATGTCTACGACGGCATTCCGTGGCGCACCGGGGCCGATCAGGCCGGAGAGCCGGAGGACGTTTCCTATCCCCTCCGGTCGTCCTGGGGCACCGATCCCCACGACCACACCCGCCCCGACCTCGACGAGCCGATCCGCCTGATCGGCATGCTCCGAGACCTCGGCGTGACGATGGTCAACGTGACGATGGGAAATCCCTACGGAAGCCCTCACATCATCCGCCCCTTCGAATACCCCCCTCCCGACGGCTACGAGACGCCGGAGCACCCGTTAATTGGCGTCGATCGCCACTTCCGCCTGACCGAGCAGATTCAGCGAGCCTTCCCTGATCTGCCGATCCTCGGCTCGGGCTATTCCTGGCTCCAGGCCTTCATTTTCCAGGCAGGGGCCGCCAATGTCCGGGACGGTCGTGTGTCGATTGTCGGAGTGGGCCGGGCCTCGCTCTCGCACCCGGATTTCGCCCGAAACGTTCTTGAAGGTCGTCCGCTCGATCGCAAGCGCATCTGCCGGACCTTCAGTTATTGCACCGCCTTGATGCGATCGAAGCATAACGACCTGGGCCAGTTCGCCACGGGCTGCCCTCCGTTCGACAAGGAGGTGTACGACCCGATCTGGAAAGAGGCGCAGCAGACGGCCCCCTCCTCAGGATGA
- a CDS encoding tetratricopeptide repeat protein, with translation MLRFRRAAALIAAVLVLVSCSYSVVEARQELGEESPSNRSLSFLEGLRDRGYFDLAEEYIASLRADPNTAEELKPILAFEEARNKLREAEVALELERRDLLLDQGRAAFDAFLKDHPNHELAVEAKVQLAQVLYQRGQTAVLKAEESEDPADREAKLAAARAAFAEARRSFDAGRTDLEQAYQAFPVAFLDESDPRRAARDEAQRRLIDAILKRALIDYDEAQTYPEGSDDRNRLLDEATVTFKGIYDSYRTWMAGFAARMWQGKSLEEKGDLGAAMGIYNELLTHEDPRLRELQRQVAFFKVIATRKRGEFPLAERLARDWLNASRGDTGSYERLGVQLELARNIDAQLEDNYAAAVARKDELVGDLITQLSQVVAYASPYKADAVELLTKYRPSGPIDARTLAGLSFDQAMTRAREEMGLRSWENAIALLRSALTKVNPARDSSRANEARYLLAFTLYSAGRYHEAAVLANFLARRYPTWESSLGATELGMGALAQAYETMKGPGQAQDLQRLQALADYTIATWPDSAQADVARILQGDIALGQGRYPEAIEAYLSVKTSGRVLDAKSKAASAHWRRSLDLRKKAPEGTESPEATAEADKALALLQETYDARIEARVAPTDPDRLSNAADLAEIHLIEDRPAESLSVLSPHTEALSSVTSMSDRTKDLYVRLMKLQLQAHIADGQTDAAIEDMGLLEAVESGERLTQLFFSLGRLLEREMEAQRQAGDRARLEASRNAFEKFLDTLIERQSNQSYESLQWAGEQMLTLERPDRAIEIFGRVIEEFPDSDRLLRTRLKLSGAHRQAGQFKEAWAVSAKLVAENPKALDFLMEQCQVLEDWAAVEPGYWNVAIRHWQDLAKRLEGARPRPAEYYECWYHVALCQFNKGSKDAARRTLKSVMALSNTLGSPEIKQNYEQLLRRAGG, from the coding sequence ATGCTTCGATTTCGACGCGCCGCGGCTCTGATTGCGGCGGTGCTGGTGCTCGTCTCCTGCTCTTACTCCGTCGTAGAAGCTCGTCAGGAACTCGGCGAGGAGTCCCCTTCGAATCGGTCTCTGAGCTTTCTCGAAGGCCTCCGCGATCGCGGGTATTTTGATCTGGCGGAGGAGTACATTGCCTCGCTTCGAGCCGATCCCAACACGGCGGAGGAGTTGAAGCCGATCCTCGCCTTCGAGGAAGCACGCAATAAGCTTCGAGAAGCCGAGGTCGCTCTGGAACTGGAACGACGCGACTTGCTGCTCGACCAGGGCCGAGCCGCCTTCGATGCCTTCCTCAAAGACCATCCCAACCACGAACTGGCCGTGGAAGCGAAGGTCCAACTGGCTCAGGTGCTTTATCAGCGTGGTCAGACAGCGGTTTTGAAAGCCGAAGAAAGCGAAGACCCCGCCGACCGCGAGGCGAAACTCGCTGCGGCCCGCGCCGCGTTTGCCGAGGCTCGCCGTTCCTTCGATGCCGGCCGAACCGACCTGGAACAAGCCTATCAGGCGTTCCCGGTTGCCTTTCTTGATGAGTCTGACCCGAGACGAGCGGCCCGAGACGAGGCCCAACGCCGTCTGATCGACGCGATTCTGAAACGCGCCTTGATCGATTACGACGAGGCACAGACCTACCCCGAAGGCTCCGACGACCGGAATCGCCTGCTCGACGAGGCCACGGTTACGTTCAAGGGCATTTACGATTCGTACCGGACCTGGATGGCCGGATTCGCCGCCCGGATGTGGCAAGGCAAGAGCCTTGAGGAGAAGGGGGACCTTGGGGCGGCGATGGGGATTTATAACGAACTGCTCACACATGAAGACCCCCGATTGCGTGAATTGCAGCGTCAGGTCGCCTTCTTCAAAGTGATCGCCACTCGCAAACGCGGCGAGTTCCCCCTGGCCGAACGGCTCGCCCGCGACTGGTTGAATGCGAGCCGGGGGGATACCGGGTCTTACGAACGTCTCGGCGTTCAATTGGAACTGGCCCGGAACATTGATGCTCAGCTCGAAGACAATTACGCAGCGGCCGTCGCCCGCAAGGATGAGCTGGTCGGCGATCTGATCACGCAACTCAGCCAGGTGGTCGCCTATGCGTCGCCGTACAAGGCTGACGCGGTCGAGCTTCTGACCAAGTATCGGCCCAGCGGACCGATCGATGCGAGAACCCTCGCCGGCTTGAGCTTCGATCAGGCCATGACCCGAGCTCGCGAGGAAATGGGGCTTCGCTCGTGGGAGAATGCGATCGCCCTGCTCCGATCGGCCCTGACGAAGGTCAATCCCGCTCGTGATTCGAGCCGGGCGAACGAGGCCCGTTACCTCCTTGCCTTTACGCTCTATTCTGCAGGTCGGTACCACGAGGCCGCGGTGCTGGCCAATTTCCTCGCTCGTCGCTATCCGACGTGGGAATCGTCGCTGGGGGCGACCGAGTTGGGCATGGGAGCGTTGGCCCAGGCCTACGAAACGATGAAGGGGCCAGGCCAGGCGCAAGACCTTCAGCGTCTTCAAGCTCTCGCCGACTACACGATCGCCACTTGGCCCGACTCGGCCCAGGCCGATGTCGCTCGTATTCTTCAGGGAGACATTGCTCTGGGCCAGGGGCGCTACCCCGAAGCGATCGAGGCGTACCTTTCCGTGAAGACCTCAGGACGAGTGCTTGACGCGAAGAGCAAAGCTGCTTCGGCTCACTGGCGACGCAGCCTCGACTTGCGGAAGAAGGCCCCTGAAGGAACCGAATCGCCCGAGGCCACCGCGGAGGCAGACAAGGCCCTCGCCCTGCTTCAAGAAACCTACGACGCGCGGATCGAGGCCCGGGTTGCTCCCACCGATCCGGACCGGCTGAGCAATGCAGCAGATCTGGCCGAGATCCATCTGATCGAAGATCGTCCTGCTGAATCCTTGTCGGTGCTTAGCCCGCATACCGAGGCACTCAGCTCGGTCACCTCCATGAGTGATCGGACCAAAGATTTGTATGTTCGGTTGATGAAGCTTCAGCTTCAAGCACATATCGCCGACGGTCAGACCGACGCAGCCATCGAGGACATGGGATTGCTGGAAGCGGTCGAGTCAGGCGAACGCTTGACACAATTGTTTTTCTCGCTCGGGCGATTGCTTGAACGGGAGATGGAAGCCCAGCGGCAGGCGGGCGATCGTGCCCGGCTTGAAGCCAGCCGGAACGCTTTCGAAAAGTTCCTCGACACCCTGATCGAGCGGCAATCGAACCAGTCGTATGAATCGCTCCAGTGGGCCGGCGAGCAAATGCTCACGCTTGAGCGTCCCGATCGAGCGATCGAGATCTTCGGACGGGTGATCGAGGAGTTCCCGGACAGCGATCGCCTGCTCCGGACCCGGTTGAAGCTCTCGGGAGCTCATCGCCAGGCCGGCCAGTTCAAAGAGGCCTGGGCTGTGTCGGCGAAGCTTGTGGCGGAAAACCCGAAGGCACTCGACTTCCTGATGGAACAATGCCAGGTGCTCGAAGACTGGGCAGCAGTTGAGCCGGGTTATTGGAATGTCGCGATCCGTCACTGGCAAGACCTCGCCAAGCGGCTCGAGGGCGCTCGACCTCGCCCTGCAGAATACTACGAGTGCTGGTATCACGTCGCACTTTGTCAGTTCAACAAGGGGAGTAAGGACGCGGCCCGGAGGACGCTCAAGAGCGTGATGGCGCTGTCAAACACGCTTGGTTCTCCCGAGATCAAGCAAAACTATGAGCAGTTGCTCCGCCGAGCCGGCGGTTGA
- a CDS encoding GTPase domain-containing protein, with amino-acid sequence MLRNWRAWVLIALIVVPFGIYVIFGSLWLLEHGWLWVTAVALGWIGSYALFAYLADRWTRSSNTLLPPLDWDAPQTFSPRDRDAWKIVQGMSNRADEAAIEALTVGDIYINTGRELAIALAKHYHPGARDPMDNVSVVELLTALELAAEDLTRLCRQIPGGDIVTPGHWKQAIDAANLVNRANEIYTYLLPLFAPVAGVARLGTQKLIAQPAWRNMQRSLMRWFFRAYVNRLGLHLVELYSGRLAIGSEHYRRLTRKVHDTANTTHDEGATPVIAVAGGRGAGKSLLIAALEKTIGDEDLSGVKAKLIQAGREPGLADRLETVKFLEIPGYRAMPGPDTARERTSRKDAVAAAEGGDFLLLVADASRGDLSDDLNYCREWVDWYQERSHLNRPPALVVVTGFNRFRDVSDFRGSGTAEGAGVRTTLKPIARDEAISALKAELPEGINRVIAVELGDQSPGAVAETVLPAIARRLPEAERIALLRHLHRQSSRSKARRFISSIGTQGKHLWRSVRNRSKTHREDDDEE; translated from the coding sequence GTGCTCCGAAACTGGCGAGCCTGGGTGCTGATTGCCCTGATCGTGGTGCCGTTCGGCATTTACGTCATCTTTGGTTCCCTCTGGCTGCTCGAGCACGGCTGGCTCTGGGTCACGGCGGTGGCCCTGGGCTGGATTGGCTCCTACGCGCTGTTTGCCTATCTGGCGGACCGCTGGACTCGGTCGTCAAACACCTTGTTGCCGCCACTTGACTGGGATGCTCCCCAGACGTTTAGTCCTCGCGATCGTGATGCCTGGAAGATTGTGCAGGGCATGTCCAATCGGGCCGATGAAGCAGCGATCGAAGCGTTGACGGTGGGTGACATCTATATCAACACAGGTCGAGAACTGGCCATCGCCCTGGCGAAGCACTATCACCCGGGCGCTCGCGACCCCATGGACAACGTGTCGGTCGTCGAACTCCTGACGGCCCTGGAACTCGCCGCAGAGGACCTGACCCGGCTTTGCCGGCAGATTCCGGGAGGAGACATCGTTACTCCAGGCCACTGGAAGCAGGCGATCGACGCGGCGAACCTCGTCAACCGAGCCAACGAGATTTACACGTATCTGCTTCCGCTGTTTGCTCCCGTCGCGGGGGTGGCCCGGCTCGGAACCCAGAAGCTCATTGCTCAGCCAGCCTGGCGGAACATGCAGCGGTCGTTGATGCGATGGTTTTTCCGAGCCTATGTCAACCGCCTCGGTTTGCATCTCGTCGAACTGTACAGCGGACGCCTCGCGATCGGGTCAGAGCATTATCGGCGCCTCACTCGCAAGGTCCATGACACGGCCAACACCACTCACGACGAAGGGGCGACCCCGGTCATTGCGGTTGCTGGTGGACGGGGTGCGGGCAAGTCGCTCTTGATTGCCGCCCTTGAGAAGACGATCGGCGACGAGGATCTTTCTGGGGTCAAGGCCAAGCTGATTCAGGCCGGTCGAGAGCCGGGACTGGCCGATCGACTCGAAACCGTGAAGTTTCTGGAGATTCCCGGTTACCGGGCCATGCCGGGTCCGGATACAGCTCGAGAGCGAACCAGTCGCAAGGACGCCGTGGCAGCGGCGGAGGGAGGAGATTTCCTGCTCCTCGTTGCCGACGCCTCGCGAGGCGACCTGAGCGACGACCTGAATTACTGTCGAGAGTGGGTCGATTGGTATCAGGAACGGTCCCACCTCAATCGACCCCCTGCCCTGGTGGTCGTGACCGGGTTCAACCGATTCCGGGACGTCTCGGACTTCAGAGGCTCTGGGACTGCTGAAGGGGCGGGCGTGCGAACCACCCTCAAACCGATCGCCAGGGATGAGGCGATTTCCGCCCTAAAGGCCGAGCTTCCGGAAGGGATCAATCGGGTCATTGCCGTTGAACTGGGCGATCAATCCCCCGGCGCGGTGGCTGAGACGGTCTTGCCGGCGATCGCCCGGCGGCTTCCCGAGGCCGAGCGAATCGCCTTGCTGCGCCACCTGCATCGCCAATCGAGCCGCTCGAAGGCCCGACGGTTCATCTCGTCCATCGGCACACAGGGAAAGCACCTCTGGCGATCGGTTCGTAATCGCTCAAAAACCCACCGTGAGGATGATGACGAGGAGTGA
- a CDS encoding aminotransferase class V-fold PLP-dependent enzyme → MMATVDSLSLRYDDLKADFPGLNQEIRPGVPLTYLDNAATTMKPWKVIRAVQGYDSDYPANVHRGIHTLSERATEAYEAARETVARFIGAAEVEEIIWTRGTTDAINLVAQSWGRTFLREGDEIVLTDLEHHSNLIPWQMLAKEKGLTLRFAEITDDGRLEVESVERQLSDRTRIVALSAMSNVLGTVTPLESVIEMAHDRGAIVVVDGAQGVAHRAIDVGKLRIDFLAFSGHKMCGPTGVGVLYGRRAHLEAMPPSWGGGSMVTRVTREGAEWNEIPYKFEPGTPPIAQAIGMGAAIDYLSQFDSKALIAHERHLMDHAHRLMEDIPGVHILGPDPEHKGGILSMDIEGVHPHDLAQLLDRDGVAIRAGQHCAMPLHQRFGLMASARASAYLYNTPEDFDRLAEAIRNAIHLFRARRSRRSG, encoded by the coding sequence ATGATGGCGACCGTTGACTCCCTCTCCCTTCGGTACGACGACCTCAAGGCCGATTTCCCGGGACTGAACCAGGAAATCCGGCCGGGTGTTCCCCTGACCTACCTGGATAACGCAGCGACGACTATGAAACCCTGGAAGGTTATCAGGGCCGTTCAGGGTTACGACTCGGACTATCCGGCCAACGTCCATCGCGGAATTCATACCCTGAGCGAACGGGCCACCGAGGCCTACGAGGCCGCCCGAGAGACGGTGGCCCGATTCATCGGTGCCGCCGAGGTTGAGGAGATCATCTGGACCCGAGGAACGACCGACGCGATTAACCTCGTCGCGCAATCTTGGGGACGAACCTTCCTTCGAGAGGGGGATGAGATCGTCCTGACCGACCTGGAGCATCATTCGAACCTGATTCCCTGGCAAATGCTGGCGAAGGAAAAAGGACTGACCCTTCGGTTCGCCGAGATCACCGACGACGGGCGTCTGGAAGTCGAGTCGGTGGAGCGGCAGCTGTCGGATCGGACCCGGATCGTGGCCCTCTCGGCCATGTCGAATGTCTTGGGAACGGTCACGCCCCTGGAGTCGGTCATTGAAATGGCGCACGATCGTGGTGCGATCGTGGTCGTCGACGGAGCTCAGGGGGTGGCACATCGGGCGATCGACGTGGGGAAGCTCAGGATCGATTTCCTGGCGTTTTCCGGTCACAAGATGTGCGGGCCGACGGGGGTCGGCGTGCTCTATGGGCGTCGAGCGCATCTGGAGGCGATGCCGCCGTCGTGGGGAGGCGGGAGCATGGTGACCCGAGTGACCCGCGAAGGCGCCGAGTGGAACGAGATCCCTTATAAGTTCGAACCAGGAACCCCGCCGATTGCCCAGGCGATTGGGATGGGCGCTGCGATCGACTATCTCTCGCAGTTCGACAGCAAGGCCCTGATCGCTCATGAACGGCATCTGATGGACCATGCCCACCGATTGATGGAAGACATTCCCGGTGTCCACATCCTTGGCCCGGATCCAGAACACAAAGGTGGGATTCTCAGCATGGACATCGAAGGGGTTCACCCGCACGACCTGGCCCAGTTGCTTGACCGGGACGGGGTGGCCATTCGAGCCGGCCAGCACTGCGCGATGCCCTTGCATCAGCGATTCGGATTGATGGCCAGCGCCCGAGCCAGTGCCTATCTCTATAACACTCCCGAAGACTTTGATCGATTGGCCGAGGCGATCCGCAACGCGATTCATCTGTTCCGAGCTCGACGGTCCCGCCGGAGCGGCTGA